The Salvelinus namaycush isolate Seneca chromosome 30, SaNama_1.0, whole genome shotgun sequence region TACATATTTTATTATACCTTTACTATCTTGTGACTTACTGCTTGGCAAGTTTTGTTGCgtcaatatattttcaataatcaCTAGTAGCTAGCtacaagtaactgccaaaataatatAAAAACTTGAGTAAATGAGCGTTCTGGTGGCTCTGTTATGGTGTGTGGTGCATTTTCCTGCCATGGTTTATGACCACTATTCCCATAGATCAGTGCTATTCACATTATTTCAGCGCAAACCCCCAATTTTTTCAGCCAGattttacatcaacaaataacctttAATTCAATGCATTTTCATCtcttatcaaaatgaaaagaaaccaaGAAATACATTTACTCAAAATGTTATCTTTCTAATGATCTTTCTCGAAAAAGTTtgtatattgtcccatacaaCAATTGGTACcctatttttttgttgtttgaCATTTTGGTGACCCCACTGCAGTTCCGTCGCAACCCtgactttgaataccactgccCTAGAGGGCAAGATAAACACcagtactgtacatacacaaCCATTCTGAGTGGTCACCTTCAATTTATGGTGAATAATTTCTATCCTGATGGGAGTGGATGACAATtaccccatccacagggcacgagtgatCCCTGAATGGTTTGATGCGTATAAAAACTAtttaaaccatatgccatggccgtctcagtcactagttctcaacccaattgaacacttatgggagattctgaagcagcgcctgagacagcattttccaccaccatcaacaaaacaccacattATGGAATTTCTCTTGGAAGAATGGTGGCGCATCCCTCCAGTAGAGtttcagacacttgtagaatctatgccaaggtgcattgaagctctACTGGCAGCTCCTgttggcccaacgccctattaggACACTTTATGTTGTTACTGTTATTTTGCCAGTTACCTGTACATACTTCTAAGTAGAATAATGTTACTGTTATAGTGGTCACTGAATAGCTTGAATGAATGTGAGAATTGCTGAAAGAGCAAAGGAACATGCAGAAGCACATGATGTTGCTGTTGTTTATTAATCACTACAAATGAGAAAAGAGATTATCCACTACATTTATCATAGAAAATACATTCATTCTACAATGAAGGTATAAGAACATAATAGTAAGTGTTGCCGATTGTAGAAATACACTGACATGACAGATTGAATTAAAAAGTAACAAGAAAACAAATTTGGACTAAAACATTCAATGTCATGAGGATAATTCCTATATCAGTGTGCATGTTGTCTTCCTAGACGTTTAGCGCCTCCTGCGCTTTCTCGTCGTCCCCGGGGCGGCGGTCGTGCCTGCATCACAGTCTGTGACATGACATCCGCACGACTCAACGTGGATGTAGGAGTGCTTGACCTTTGACCCATCAGGGCACATCAGCTCCACCTCTTTCTGGCTAGTGGTCGCCTCTTGGCAGCAGGAGCAGTAGTGCATCATGGTGTTCGCCTCTGCTGAGTACCTGCACATTCACAGAAACACAAGACAAGTTGAAAAGAGGGCTTAAATTCCCGGGGTTGTCTTGACAAGATGAGCACAGGAACAATAAATAAGTCAAATAGGCTTCTAGTTCATAAAGGGCACACTAGATAGTGAATAGATGATCACTGACTGGGGCCTGCATGACATTGACTAGTGCTGCATTCAGCATCTGTAGTACTTACATGGAAGAGGTTCCACAGTTTCCTGAGCAGGAATTGATCTCCACAGGCTCTGCGGTCGCACAGCCACTGATGACAATGCTAGTGGTGGTGTACTTCATCTCACAGACATTGCTGCGTTCTGTGCCTGCTCAGGGAAGATGCATCAAGAGTTAGGCTACTGTTTGGTATGACACAGATGAAGCAGAAACAGCCAACATATACATTTTTGGCCAGTATGTAGGCACACAATGTTTCCTGTTGGTCTTATTTAGGTGACATAGCATGCTATTATTAACCAGTAGATAGGTGGTTATTAGGAACGCTTGGCTGGACGTGTTACTTACAGGTCTTGCAACATCCATTTGCATCTGTCTTTTCTGTGCCCTGGGGTGAAAAATAGGAGAGATGATTCATAAGTGGCAGATTGTATACATTATCTGAGCTCCCTTCCATTCTAAATGTTACTGAAACATCTATCGCTATGACCCAAGAGCGCTACAAATTATAGTAACATTCTGTTAACAGAATTTATAACGGTTGAAgaaaaatgattaaataattctacccggaaacttaaccattagggattagaggttatgtagcatagACAAGGAGTAATTAAAGCTGATCAACATAAGTCCAAATAGGTTGGACTGGGGAAGAGAGGAATGTATGTGGGTGCCGAAAGAAAGCAAAGAGACTccttaacctatgtttgaaccgacccggcTATAACTCTGGGGAGATAAGATGGGACAGGGAGAACCCCTCCAGGTTTCCCTTATCTtggggggaatggaactgtcagTTGGGTAGTGATCAAATGTGGCGAGAATGGTAGAAAACTAGATAGGATAGCTCTCCTCctgttagtgtgtatgtatgtgtgtaggttAAGAGAATGTTATAAGAGGAACACCTTTGGATATGCACAGCATAGCTCTCGCGAATAAAATGGGATTTGACTAATTGTGAGATGGGaaatctgtctgtttcatttaaaccagAACTTTACAACCTCTGGGTTGCAGACCTAAAAAGATAATTGCAATTTATGAACATTGATTACTAAATTCCACAACACATTCTGAGTGAGAATGGGAAACAGTGTAACTGCAGTGTTGATTGTCCCCACGAAGGAGGTGAGATAGGACAGAAACTCACTGGAACACAGATCTCTGGGCTGAATGCAGGGCACACAGTCTTCACCTCCACTGGTATATATTGGTCATCAGTTTTGTCACACGTGTACATCACACATTTGTCACCAGGTGGTGACCATGTTTCGTTCACCTGTCGCACAAGGAGAAGATGATGAATTATGAAGTTTCAGATCATGCAGACAGATTATGCATCCTCATAAACACTTGTGGTACTCACCTGAATAGTGTGTTTGGTCTTATCTGGCATATTAACCACACAGCTTGTCTGTACACATTTCCCACAACACTGACCAGGAATGGCCTGATACTGGAAGCCCTAAGACAAGGATGAAGAGCCATCATTGAATCATTATTCACTTACTACTGCAAGTTTCTTATAAATACGTAAATGCATTTCTCATCTTTGTTAAGAGAGACATAACTACCTGTGAACATGTAGTGTCGCAGGAGTTATTTGTGCACACAATGTTGTTGAGCTTGGTGCTAGGATCCATGGTCGAGCTGCAGATACAATTCTCACATGTTCCTTTAGGAACTTCAGCACCAGgctggagtgaaagagagagacacaagtTATAATCCACTATAACAGACTGTTTGAATAGAGGAGGGTCAGAGTGCAAAGGGAGCAGTTCTATAGTATAATGTATCTAATTATGAAGGCAGCAAACACAATACAGCGTATCTCAAGCTATGTGTGTGGGTATCTTTCAGAAGCTTGTTGAATTTAATTAttgatttgaaatgatttattctTACCTGGTACTCAATGTTATTGTAGACACATACACCCTTAGGAACTGAACAGACACACATTGAGAAGGAATCAGTCAGTGATACCAGTGATTCATGTCATAGTTAACACAAACGTAATTCAAACCAGTGATACCTGGGAATTACAAAGTCAATGAACTAACTAAACCGCTGATGACGAAAATCAAAGGGACTTACCACAGGTATACTCTGGACAGCAGCTTGAGTTGGACGTGCTTATAATTGCCTCCCACCCTGGCTGGCAGTCCATCATGACTTTGGGGCAAAGCAGTGCATCGCACTCTGTTACAGcggtaaccaatgagaagtgatTAAAAGACAAGCCGATAGAGGGTCAAATAACCCCTATGACCCTACAGAACACTTCAGATAATCTTGGTCTAGTACTGTATGAATAAGAGTTGGCTTTCTAATGATTTACTGAAGGGTCTGTTCCATCACTCACCACATGTATATTTCTGGCAGCAGCCTTCTGTCTTGTTCACCAATCTGTAACCAGTCTCATTGCAGATGGGTATGGCTGGTGTGGGGCAAGTGATAGGCTGGCACTGGACAATCATGGAGTCCATGTCACAGGTGCACTGCTGGCAACCACTTTCCCATGTCTCGCCAGGCTTAATGGAAAAACAGGGTAATGTCAGGTCAATACATAAAAAGAAAAGAGTAACTCAAATGTTGTTGTTCTGCAGTGAACTGGATTTAACCATGGCAGTTAATATGAACCATCATTAGGTGAGAAGAAATGGGTTGGAAGTGGTTATTCAGAGATGAAACGTTTTCTGGTCTGTTCTTTGGAAGGAATAAAGAGGACAAGACCTCTTGTCAATGAAAAGTATCCCTCCTAAGTATGTGAGTTTCCCTGATTCTCGTGAAATGCATCTCATGATATGTCTATGTGAGAATGAATATCTGGAGAATATTTAGATGGAGGAAATTCTTACCATTTGGGGGTTGCCATCAGGTCCGGTGCAGCCTGAAAATAAATACAGAGTGTGTTTAAAATGTTTGTCTCGCATAGTTGGGGTCAAGTTCTTCACACCTGCACATTTTGTTAACTGTTCCATTACAAATAAAGCCAGTAAACCGTGATTCATGCTGAATTCAAGGTTTAAAAGTACAGAAAGGTCTAATTCTTATATTGATAGCTACCTGCAAAATGACCCATAACCCATTCTTACCACAGGAGACCACACAAGTATCAGAGTAGGTGCTGAACAAGACGGTTTTAGATGGACAGAAGCAACCCTCCTTCGTCTTATTGGTCATTTGGGTTTGGTTGTTCAAATACTTCTCATTATATCTGCATACAAAATAGGTTTGCGATTATGCAGGAGATCATTTATTTAAAAGAAGGCTCATATGAAGGAAATTCATATGACATCCAATCAGACTAAAGCTTACCTGGTATTACATGTTGGTTCAACTGCTGGACCACATGGCATGTACACCTTAGTGGCTGGGCATGTATGCTCTGCAGGACAGAAACAGGTCACAGTTATGCTAAACACcagcaaaaaaatgttttaagtaGTTGCCTATTACAAAAGTCGCTGCCTTTGAATTTGTGGCATGACTACTATGCTTGGATTCATAGCTCACCACATTCTCCATCGGTGGACTTCCTCCATTCAATGCAGATCCCTTTCTTTGCACATTCAGATGCATACGCCTCCAGACTAGAGCAGCTAGAATTAGCATTGTAGCAGACATCTGATCTACAGGCCTGAACGAAGGCATCAGGAGAAACTGCTTCATGGCATTCCTCAAAGACCCTTCGACAGAAAATAACATAGTGATTAAGAGAGATGCATGGAGTGCAACCTTTAACCAGAAATGCCAATGGAACGGTACCTGTATTATGATAAAAACAGGTTTCAAATACAAGCAAATTAACATGACAGAAAATGTACATTACAATTGATAAAACACATTAGGAAGTGAATGATCATTTAGGCATTCCTATTGTGTGCTTGTTCCCTTTTTCAAACTTAGTTTGATATGTTCCTTACTTGCTCTTCATGATTTCACAAATAGCTGTCTTGCAGGGGGTAGGGGATGTGCTTGTGGGTGGTGCTGTTGGAGGAGTTGGACAGTCCTGGTTTGGAATTAGCCACTGGCTAGCTGTGACTGAGCAGCTCTCAATCTGACCATTAGGTGACTGGCAGTCATTCTTCTGGGAATTATCACAGGTACCTTGAAAAAATGGATATTAAGTAGGGTATAACCTAGTTAGAAAGGCCAGGTCATAGTTTTTTGTTGTATGCAATTTCTATAGGGTGGTCTCGATAGGAGCATCTACTGAAAGTTTGAAACTGTGAAATGTATATTCACCCACTTTAATAATACTCACCACACTGGCCCTCTGTGCTGCTTTGGAAGAGGGAGTAAGGAAGGTTGATGCTAAATGATGACCCCTTGTAAGACACCTGAACCTTAAGATCAGGGATCTCCAGTACGACCTCCACACCAGTACTTGTTAGAGCAATGTCACCCATTCTGTAAGCTGGGTAGATTCGTTTACTGTTGACATATACCTGCGTTTGTGCAGAAATGAATACACATTTAGATGGTTGAGTCATGTGTTATCTTGAAAGTAGTAACATGACAATGTTAACCCCGTTATTGGTTTTAATTTAAAGTTATGGGATTTTAATAATGCATGATAACGCAGCAGCATAAAAACGCAGGAGCATTAAAAAATACAAGCAATGAGAATGATAGTTTTTTAAATAGTTACCACGTTTTCTGTTGTTTCACCAGATCTCTGCTGGGTAAGAATCACTTCATAGGAATTGTAGTGAATGATAAGGGACTGAGGACAGAATCCACTGTCAGCGTTTCCACAGTAGTGGTTATCAACAATAATGGTAAGGTTGTATTTGAAGTTGATTTCTTTCACTAAGGTGTAGGAGCAGTTCTCCTTGAAATTGTAATATACTCCATCAAATGTCATGTAGTGAGATCCACCCCATCCACTGCATACACCTGCAACATGATAAAATATGAGTTGATAATAATCTAAGCTATTGACAGAGGACAATGAAAACGAATGAGCAACAATGTCTTATTTTCATTCAGATTGTTGGGTTGTTAGATTGTATGTTGTCACTTACATTCACATTCATATGTAAAGCAGCATCCAGTTGAATCATAGACCTTGACAGGTGGACGGCCATTCACACACTGTAGTGGCTCCACTGGCTTGCATTTTACTGGTAGATGGACAACAATGCCGTCCTGGCAAATTGCTGTGGTACAGCTATTCAGCTGCCAAGATTCTCCATTCTGCCATTGATTTGATAAGGGAAAGCAATTactcaaacatgcacacacagggTTGAACATACAAGCATTACACCACAAAGACAAATATACCCATTCACCCATTTTATTATTGAAAACCTTATTAAAATGACCTTTCTTGGTGGCTGAACGCTAGTGCAGTCTGGGGAGGATTGAGATGTTGGTGGTGTGGTCGTGG contains the following coding sequences:
- the LOC120024996 gene encoding intestinal mucin-like protein, giving the protein TTMVTTPTTGGTTTVEETTTETISSTSTKPPKEVTTGPTTTSTTVIVETSTSTSQPSTTSTETTEPVVITGPLETTRTPSTSPQVIITPTSQAVTTSQCICNVNGTQYLPGNLVYNVTDGSGWCFTAYCKATCQVEVESNPCPSSTPPTVSTTTSEETTTTPPTSQSSPDCTSVQPPRKNGESWQLNSCTTAICQDGIVVHLPVKCKPVEPLQCVNGRPPVKVYDSTGCCFTYECECVCSGWGGSHYMTFDGVYYNFKENCSYTLVKEINFKYNLTIIVDNHYCGNADSGFCPQSLIIHYNSYEVILTQQRSGETTENVVYVNSKRIYPAYRMGDIALTSTGVEVVLEIPDLKVQVSYKGSSFSINLPYSLFQSSTEGQCGTCDNSQKNDCQSPNGQIESCSVTASQWLIPNQDCPTPPTAPPTSTSPTPCKTAICEIMKSKVFEECHEAVSPDAFVQACRSDVCYNANSSCSSLEAYASECAKKGICIEWRKSTDGECEHTCPATKVYMPCGPAVEPTCNTRYNEKYLNNQTQMTNKTKEGCFCPSKTVLFSTYSDTCVVSCGCTGPDGNPQMPGETWESGCQQCTCDMDSMIVQCQPITCPTPAIPICNETGYRLVNKTEGCCQKYTCECDALLCPKVMMDCQPGWEAIISTSNSSCCPEYTCVPKGVCVYNNIEYQPGAEVPKGTCENCICSSTMDPSTKLNNIVCTNNSCDTTCSQGFQYQAIPGQCCGKCVQTSCVVNMPDKTKHTIQVNETWSPPGDKCVMYTCDKTDDQYIPVEVKTVCPAFSPEICVPGTEKTDANGCCKTCTERSNVCEMKYTTTSIVISGCATAEPVEINSCSGNCGTSSMYSAEANTMMHYCSCCQEATTSQKEVELMCPDGSKVKHSYIHVESCGCHVTDCDAGTTAAPGTTRKRRRR